The following proteins are encoded in a genomic region of Gemmatimonadota bacterium:
- the rfaE1 gene encoding D-glycero-beta-D-manno-heptose-7-phosphate kinase, producing MSDIVDRLASSSVVVVGDVMWDEQIWGHASRISPEAPVPVVEVERVSGTPGGAANVAVNARALGARVAVVGLVGEDGAGEALRAGLQASGLDTGGLLVDGGRPTTRKSRVLARGQQVVRIDREMRAPISDAQGCALLEALDEPLRHAGVVVVSDYAKGVVQGRLVRGIVERARARGIPVLVDPKGLDFAKYEGVDLITPNQQEASGAAAIEITDRASLERAALRLRELTQARALLITRGGEGMALFEDGPPTYLPAATRQVYDVTGAGDTAVATLALALAAGVALADAARLANRAAGIVVEKVGTASVSAAELRDVLARA from the coding sequence GTGAGCGACATCGTGGACCGGTTGGCCTCGTCGTCGGTGGTCGTGGTGGGTGACGTCATGTGGGACGAACAGATCTGGGGGCACGCCAGCCGGATCTCGCCGGAGGCGCCCGTGCCGGTCGTGGAGGTCGAACGCGTGAGCGGCACGCCGGGTGGGGCCGCCAACGTGGCCGTCAACGCGCGCGCGCTGGGCGCGCGGGTCGCGGTGGTGGGGTTGGTGGGCGAGGACGGGGCGGGGGAGGCGCTGCGCGCGGGCCTGCAAGCCAGCGGTCTGGACACCGGGGGGCTCCTGGTGGACGGCGGGCGCCCCACGACGCGCAAGTCGCGTGTGCTGGCCCGCGGCCAGCAGGTGGTGCGCATCGACCGGGAGATGCGGGCGCCCATCTCCGACGCCCAGGGCTGTGCGCTGCTGGAGGCCCTCGACGAGCCGCTCCGGCACGCGGGGGTGGTGGTGGTCTCCGACTACGCGAAAGGAGTGGTGCAGGGGCGGTTGGTGCGCGGCATCGTGGAACGCGCCCGGGCCCGAGGCATCCCGGTGCTCGTCGACCCCAAGGGGCTGGACTTCGCGAAGTACGAGGGTGTGGACCTGATCACGCCCAACCAGCAGGAGGCCTCCGGTGCGGCCGCCATCGAGATCACCGACCGGGCGTCGCTCGAACGGGCGGCGCTGCGCCTGCGTGAGCTCACGCAGGCGCGTGCGCTCCTGATCACGCGCGGCGGGGAGGGCATGGCGCTGTTCGAGGACGGGCCGCCCACCTACCTCCCGGCCGCGACCCGGCAGGTGTACGACGTCACCGGCGCGGGGGATACCGCCGTGGCCACGCTGGCGCTGGCGCTGGCGGCGGGCGTGGCGCTGGCGGACGCGGCGCGGCTCGCCAACCGGGCGGCCGGCATCGTGGTGGAGAAGGTGGGGACGGCCAGCGTATCCGCTGCCGAGCTCCGCGACGTGCTGGCGCGCGCATGA
- a CDS encoding glycosyltransferase family A protein produces MSAQRPAVSVVIPTHNRADLLQASLDSVCAQTFSDWECVVVDDGSTDDTPALLAERAAADPRIRWIRQDNSTASRARNRGVAESRAPLIAFLDSDDLYVPDRLQWMVEELHARPDVVLVYGDTLQFRDGHPEERFPYLGRVETKPDGQAFEALLSCPAIYAPVLRREIFERIGGFDESLESAEDWDAWLKVAREGPIAHRARPALLYRLHGGAKSKRTIANYRCAQRVLERHLQHVPAGRRRLVRRRAYAFFRHGYPPQLLTLVGRLHERRDWSAAREVWRALVGLRPAWLVRPRVLANTLWAHLPTRRPPPWWSRRAGAVNGSRA; encoded by the coding sequence ATGAGCGCGCAGCGCCCCGCGGTGAGCGTCGTGATCCCGACCCACAACCGGGCGGATCTGTTGCAGGCCTCCCTGGACAGCGTCTGCGCGCAGACCTTCTCGGACTGGGAATGCGTGGTCGTCGACGACGGCTCGACCGACGACACCCCGGCGCTGCTGGCCGAGCGCGCGGCCGCCGATCCCCGCATCCGCTGGATCCGCCAGGACAACTCGACGGCATCGCGCGCGCGCAATCGCGGCGTCGCCGAGTCGCGCGCGCCGTTGATCGCATTCCTGGACTCCGACGACCTCTACGTGCCGGACCGGTTGCAGTGGATGGTGGAGGAGCTGCACGCACGGCCCGACGTGGTGTTGGTCTACGGGGACACGCTCCAGTTCCGGGACGGACATCCGGAGGAGCGGTTCCCCTACCTGGGCCGCGTGGAGACGAAGCCGGACGGCCAGGCGTTCGAGGCGCTGCTCTCGTGTCCCGCGATCTACGCGCCGGTCCTGCGCCGGGAGATCTTCGAGCGCATCGGGGGCTTCGATGAGAGCCTGGAGTCCGCCGAGGACTGGGATGCCTGGCTCAAGGTGGCCCGTGAAGGTCCGATCGCCCACCGCGCGCGGCCGGCGCTGCTGTACCGGTTGCACGGCGGCGCCAAGTCGAAACGCACCATCGCCAACTACCGCTGCGCCCAGCGCGTCCTGGAGCGCCATCTGCAACACGTCCCCGCCGGTCGGCGACGGCTCGTGCGGCGGCGCGCCTACGCCTTCTTCCGCCACGGCTACCCGCCGCAGTTGCTCACGCTGGTGGGGCGCCTGCACGAGCGGAGGGACTGGAGCGCCGCGCGCGAGGTGTGGCGTGCGCTCGTGGGCCTGCGTCCGGCGTGGTTGGTGCGGCCGCGCGTACTGGCCAACACGCTCTGGGCGCATCTGCCCACCCGGCGGCCTCCCCCGTGGTGGTCGCGCCGGGCGGGTGCCGTGAACGGAAGCAGGGCGTGA
- a CDS encoding glycosyltransferase family 9 protein: MDTTRLSVVCFGQQNWDYCWTGKQQLLSRLAARGHRVLYVDPEWAGAAGASTSAWAALRPERSHAGLTREGPGELLVYRYAPVRGLGWRLNQRHRPRALARVASALGFTGGVALALRPPALDLVPAVRPRGLLYYAVDEMTAFGERSADERRAVRAAEDRMLRAADVALAVSERLHRRFLTVQPRAYYLPNGADVEHFAPDALAAAPPLADLPPTQGPVLGFVGQVDERLDQELVAAVARARPDWTVLLAGRVKPGVDVATLGGLPNVHLLGYRDYADLPSVLQRFDVCLVPYRRTELTRSCNPLKVFEYLATGRPVVATDLDGLQWCRHAIEIATDGTDAFVAAVDRALASSEQDRRERIALARANGWDDRVDALEDHLRALASRRPPARLSPHRGAPVASRTPAALPGEPQARWGARGDAIFHVARAAGALLHLGRRVARTLRGHPHPDVGAILVAQHARLGDVLAMLPLLAALRRRYPAARVDLGTPSGSVALADVLRDLGLVDEVVALGAGSGGRARHLLGLWRRGWDLSLTGYGTGFVREALWVGAVQRWGLDDGTPQHRHLTRRVPVDPGRHQAENQLLLLGEGEEAVGSARIPTLPVPVGMDDRRFLVLHVGAQKPSRRWPAERFVELVEALGHTCPELRFVFTGAPDEAPLVERVLEALTVDLRARADNRAGATDLDGLTHVLASAGAVVSNDTGVLHLARAVGAPLVAVLGPENADLWGPHPGGLAPAVALRAEVPCAPCKLWSCDPLYCLRSVSAYSVVQAVLDLLDRAHPVWLPGDEGVTPGTLPVLYGVHRRFLDRDWDALARAGFAVPVDTPDPRHAASRSAPASSARNEGRKTSVGRNASA, translated from the coding sequence GTGGACACCACGCGCCTCTCCGTCGTGTGCTTCGGCCAGCAGAACTGGGACTACTGCTGGACAGGAAAGCAGCAGTTGCTCTCGCGGCTCGCGGCGCGTGGACATCGCGTGCTCTACGTCGATCCCGAATGGGCAGGCGCAGCGGGTGCGTCCACCTCCGCCTGGGCGGCCCTCCGACCGGAGCGCAGCCACGCCGGGCTGACCCGGGAGGGCCCCGGCGAGCTCCTCGTCTACCGCTATGCGCCCGTCCGCGGCCTCGGATGGCGCTTGAACCAGCGTCATCGGCCGCGGGCCCTGGCGCGGGTCGCGAGCGCGCTGGGCTTCACGGGAGGCGTCGCGCTCGCGCTGCGCCCCCCCGCGCTCGACCTGGTGCCGGCGGTGCGTCCCCGCGGGCTGCTGTACTACGCCGTGGACGAGATGACCGCTTTCGGGGAGCGCAGCGCGGACGAGCGGCGGGCGGTGCGCGCCGCCGAGGACCGGATGCTGCGCGCCGCGGACGTGGCGCTGGCGGTCTCCGAGCGTCTGCACCGTCGCTTCCTCACCGTCCAGCCGCGCGCCTACTACCTGCCCAACGGGGCGGACGTGGAGCACTTCGCGCCCGACGCGCTCGCCGCCGCGCCTCCGCTGGCGGACCTGCCGCCGACGCAGGGCCCGGTGCTGGGCTTCGTGGGCCAGGTGGACGAGCGACTGGACCAGGAGCTGGTCGCTGCGGTGGCGCGGGCGCGACCGGACTGGACTGTCCTCCTGGCCGGCCGCGTGAAGCCCGGCGTCGACGTCGCCACGCTCGGCGGACTGCCCAACGTGCACCTGCTCGGCTACCGCGACTACGCCGACCTGCCGTCCGTGCTGCAGCGCTTCGACGTCTGCCTGGTTCCGTACCGGCGCACCGAGCTGACCCGTTCGTGCAATCCGCTCAAGGTCTTCGAGTACCTCGCCACGGGCCGACCCGTGGTGGCCACGGATCTGGACGGGCTGCAGTGGTGTCGACACGCGATCGAGATCGCTACGGACGGGACCGACGCCTTCGTCGCCGCCGTGGACCGTGCGCTCGCCTCTTCCGAGCAGGACCGGCGGGAGCGCATCGCGTTGGCGCGCGCCAACGGCTGGGACGACCGCGTCGACGCCCTCGAGGACCACCTGCGGGCGCTCGCGAGCCGCCGTCCACCGGCGCGCCTCTCCCCGCACCGCGGAGCACCGGTCGCGTCCCGCACTCCCGCGGCGCTGCCGGGCGAGCCCCAGGCCCGCTGGGGAGCGCGTGGTGACGCGATCTTCCACGTGGCCCGGGCCGCCGGAGCGCTGCTGCACCTGGGCCGCCGGGTGGCGCGCACGCTGCGCGGGCATCCCCACCCCGACGTGGGCGCCATCCTGGTGGCGCAGCACGCCCGCCTGGGTGACGTGCTGGCGATGCTGCCGCTGCTGGCCGCGCTCCGGCGACGCTATCCGGCTGCGCGGGTGGACCTGGGCACGCCGAGCGGCTCCGTCGCGCTCGCCGACGTGCTGCGTGATCTCGGTCTGGTCGACGAGGTCGTCGCGCTGGGCGCGGGCAGCGGAGGCCGGGCCCGCCATCTGCTCGGTCTGTGGCGGCGCGGGTGGGACCTCTCCCTCACGGGCTACGGCACCGGCTTCGTGCGGGAGGCGCTCTGGGTCGGGGCCGTGCAGCGCTGGGGCCTCGACGACGGGACGCCCCAGCACCGACACCTCACGCGGCGCGTTCCCGTGGACCCCGGCCGCCACCAGGCGGAGAACCAACTCCTGCTGTTGGGAGAGGGGGAGGAGGCGGTCGGCAGCGCGCGCATCCCCACGCTTCCGGTGCCCGTCGGTATGGACGACCGACGGTTCCTCGTCCTGCACGTCGGGGCGCAGAAGCCATCGCGCCGCTGGCCCGCCGAGCGGTTCGTGGAGCTGGTCGAAGCCCTGGGCCACACCTGCCCGGAGCTGCGGTTCGTCTTCACCGGCGCGCCGGACGAGGCGCCGCTGGTCGAGCGCGTCCTGGAGGCGCTGACCGTCGACCTGCGCGCGCGTGCCGACAACCGGGCGGGTGCGACCGACCTGGACGGGCTGACGCACGTGCTGGCGAGCGCCGGCGCCGTCGTCAGCAACGACACCGGCGTGTTGCACCTGGCGCGCGCCGTGGGTGCGCCCCTCGTCGCCGTCCTCGGCCCCGAGAACGCCGACCTGTGGGGTCCGCACCCGGGGGGCCTGGCACCTGCGGTGGCCCTGCGCGCGGAGGTGCCCTGCGCCCCCTGCAAGCTCTGGTCGTGTGATCCGCTCTACTGCCTGCGCAGCGTATCCGCATATTCGGTGGTCCAGGCCGTGCTCGACCTGCTCGATCGGGCGCATCCGGTGTGGCTGCCCGGCGACGAAGGCGTCACACCCGGCACCCTTCCCGTTCTCTACGGTGTGCACCGCCGCTTCCTGGACCGCGACTGGGACGCGCTGGCCCGGGCCGGATTCGCGGTCCCCGTGGACACCCCCGACCCGCGTCATGCGGCCTCCCGCTCGGCGCCGGCCAGCTCCGCGAGGAACGAGGGGCGGAAGACCAGCGTGGGACGGAACGCGAGCGCGTAG
- a CDS encoding glycosyltransferase family 4 protein: MSHAPGSVVMVDPHLEGGVAHYTWALCDALARRGTDVTLLTRRGAAYELDALPRRFRLRRDLPGVISRPPPGVGQRLRSLVDPTHWDRHLAEILTDVAREHDSRLLHQQWQLRPPRDPHIWDAARQRRPGVRVIYTAHNVFPHDGSSDARASWSVAHAHPDRIVVHGERLRATGVRDAGMPSTRVDVVPLGNYHFLADAFAVPDRGEARTRLGLDADRAVVLFFGHVRPYKGLDVLLSALAELVRRGRDVTLLVAGRVEGGWSGSDLERQARSLGLGDAHLRVEDRFLPLEEIAPWFAASDLLCAPYHRGSQSGVLQLAYAYRRPVLATRVGSLAEVVLDGETGCTVEPGAPEALADGLDALLDDRAALARMGARAREWSADVFGWDRIADLTRAVYERALADGHGAGEAA; this comes from the coding sequence GTGAGCCACGCGCCCGGCTCGGTGGTCATGGTCGATCCCCACCTCGAGGGGGGCGTGGCGCATTACACCTGGGCGCTCTGCGACGCCCTCGCGCGCCGGGGCACCGACGTGACCCTGCTCACGCGCCGCGGCGCAGCCTACGAGCTGGACGCGCTTCCGCGCCGCTTCCGTCTCCGTCGCGACCTCCCCGGCGTCATCTCGCGACCGCCGCCCGGCGTGGGGCAGCGCCTGCGCAGCCTGGTCGACCCGACGCACTGGGACCGTCACCTGGCGGAGATCCTCACCGACGTGGCCCGCGAGCACGACAGCCGTCTCCTGCACCAGCAGTGGCAGCTGCGCCCTCCGCGCGACCCGCACATCTGGGACGCCGCCCGCCAGCGTCGCCCGGGCGTGCGCGTGATCTACACCGCGCACAACGTCTTCCCGCACGACGGCTCGTCGGACGCGCGCGCGTCCTGGAGCGTGGCCCACGCCCATCCCGACCGCATCGTCGTGCACGGGGAGCGACTGCGGGCCACCGGGGTGCGCGACGCCGGGATGCCCTCCACCCGCGTGGACGTCGTCCCGCTCGGGAACTACCACTTCCTGGCCGACGCCTTCGCGGTCCCGGATCGCGGCGAGGCCCGCACGCGCCTGGGCCTCGACGCCGATCGGGCCGTCGTCCTGTTCTTCGGGCATGTCCGCCCCTACAAGGGTCTCGATGTCCTGCTGTCCGCCCTCGCGGAGCTCGTCCGTCGCGGCCGGGACGTCACCTTGCTGGTGGCGGGGCGCGTCGAGGGGGGCTGGAGCGGCTCCGACCTGGAGCGGCAGGCCCGGTCGCTGGGCCTCGGTGACGCCCATCTCCGCGTGGAGGACCGCTTCCTCCCGCTCGAGGAGATCGCGCCCTGGTTCGCCGCGTCCGACCTGCTGTGCGCGCCGTATCATCGGGGCTCGCAGAGCGGCGTCCTGCAGCTCGCCTATGCGTACCGCCGCCCCGTCCTGGCCACGCGCGTGGGCAGTCTCGCCGAGGTGGTGCTCGACGGGGAGACCGGCTGCACGGTGGAGCCCGGAGCGCCCGAGGCGCTGGCGGACGGGCTGGATGCGCTGCTCGACGACCGGGCGGCGCTCGCGCGCATGGGTGCCCGCGCCCGCGAGTGGAGCGCGGACGTCTTCGGGTGGGACCGGATCGCGGACCTGACGCGCGCCGTGTACGAGCGCGCACTGGCCGACGGCCACGGGGCGGGCGAGGCCGCATGA
- a CDS encoding M48 family metalloprotease — MQRTKVFGLMAVMTAMFVVVGGVFGGRGGALTFFLFAAVMNFGMYWFSDRMVLRMYRARTVGPEDAPELYAMVDRLRQRASLPMPTLAIAPQQQPNAFATGRNPEHAVVCCTTGLLELMSEPEIEGVLAHELAHIKHRHMLTGTVAATMSGAIASLARWGFLLSRGDDRNPVVGIAMMIIAPIAAFIIQMAISRQNEFQADRTAAEIVGRPDGLMQALERLDMASRRIPMDVNPAAAQLAIVNPLAGVRGGGFMKLFSTHPPTAERIAALRALR; from the coding sequence ATGCAGAGAACCAAGGTCTTCGGCCTGATGGCGGTCATGACGGCGATGTTCGTCGTCGTCGGGGGCGTGTTCGGCGGTCGGGGTGGGGCGCTGACGTTCTTCCTCTTCGCCGCGGTCATGAACTTCGGCATGTACTGGTTCAGCGACCGCATGGTGCTCCGGATGTACCGGGCCCGTACGGTGGGCCCCGAGGACGCACCCGAGCTGTACGCGATGGTGGACCGTCTGCGGCAGCGCGCCAGCCTGCCCATGCCGACGCTGGCCATCGCGCCGCAACAGCAGCCCAATGCGTTCGCCACCGGCCGCAATCCGGAGCACGCCGTGGTCTGCTGCACCACCGGCCTGCTGGAGCTGATGAGCGAGCCCGAGATCGAGGGGGTGCTGGCGCACGAGCTGGCGCACATCAAGCACCGGCACATGCTGACCGGGACGGTGGCGGCCACGATGTCCGGGGCCATCGCGTCCCTGGCGCGCTGGGGCTTCCTCCTGTCGCGCGGGGACGACCGCAACCCCGTCGTGGGCATCGCCATGATGATCATCGCGCCCATCGCGGCGTTCATCATCCAGATGGCCATCAGCCGCCAGAACGAATTCCAGGCCGACCGTACGGCGGCCGAGATCGTCGGGCGCCCGGACGGCCTCATGCAGGCCCTGGAGCGGCTCGACATGGCGTCCCGGCGCATCCCCATGGACGTCAACCCCGCGGCGGCGCAGCTCGCCATCGTGAACCCTCTCGCGGGCGTGCGCGGAGGCGGCTTCATGAAGCTGTTCAGCACGCACCCGCCCACCGCCGAGCGCATCGCCGCGCTGCGGGCGCTGCGGTAG
- a CDS encoding D-sedoheptulose 7-phosphate isomerase, with amino-acid sequence MDESLATLARTRTELQEAVARAAELWIRTLRAGGRILFCGNGGSAADAQHLAAELTGRFERERAPLPGLALTTDTSALTAVGNDYGFADVFARQVRALGRPGDTLVALSTSGRSDNVVRAVEEARRRGVRTVGLLGRDGGVLAERVDVALVVPSDRTARIQEVHILIGHHLCGQVDEAWEATW; translated from the coding sequence GTGGACGAGAGCCTGGCCACGTTGGCGCGGACCCGGACGGAGCTGCAGGAAGCGGTGGCGCGCGCCGCCGAGCTGTGGATCCGCACGTTGCGCGCAGGCGGGCGCATCCTCTTCTGCGGGAACGGGGGGAGCGCCGCCGACGCGCAGCACCTCGCCGCCGAGCTGACGGGTCGCTTCGAGCGCGAGCGGGCACCGCTGCCCGGGCTGGCGCTCACCACGGACACGTCCGCGCTCACCGCCGTCGGGAACGACTACGGATTCGCGGACGTGTTCGCCCGCCAGGTGCGGGCGCTCGGGCGGCCGGGCGATACGCTGGTGGCCCTCAGCACCAGCGGCCGCTCCGACAACGTCGTGCGGGCCGTGGAGGAGGCGCGCCGCCGCGGCGTGCGCACGGTGGGCCTGCTGGGGCGCGACGGAGGGGTGCTCGCGGAACGGGTGGATGTCGCGCTGGTGGTACCGTCCGACCGCACCGCGCGCATCCAGGAGGTGCACATCCTGATCGGCCACCACCTGTGCGGGCAGGTGGATGAAGCCTGGGAGGCGACGTGGTGA
- a CDS encoding HAD family hydrolase: protein MSGPDGAWGVFLDRDGTLIEDTGYPRRPQDVRLLPGAVDALRAFRALGARLVVVSNQSGVGRGWITPQEMEAVDDRFRALLADEGITLDAVHYCTDAPDRATGRRKPGPGMLLEALAALVLEPGRSVMIGDKETDVQAGRAAGLATVLLAPSGPAPGATEADQVATSWPAAVAWVRRRTGHPGTGSG from the coding sequence ATGAGCGGTCCCGACGGGGCCTGGGGCGTCTTCCTGGACCGGGACGGCACGCTCATCGAGGACACCGGCTATCCGCGCCGGCCGCAGGACGTGCGCCTGCTGCCCGGCGCCGTGGACGCCTTGCGGGCGTTCCGGGCCCTCGGCGCGCGCCTCGTCGTGGTCTCCAACCAGTCGGGCGTGGGGCGGGGTTGGATCACCCCGCAGGAGATGGAGGCCGTCGACGACCGCTTCCGGGCCCTGCTGGCGGACGAGGGCATCACGCTCGACGCGGTCCACTATTGCACGGACGCGCCGGACCGGGCCACCGGCCGCCGCAAGCCCGGCCCCGGCATGCTCCTGGAAGCCCTGGCGGCGCTCGTGCTGGAGCCCGGCCGTTCGGTCATGATCGGCGACAAGGAAACGGATGTGCAGGCCGGGCGGGCCGCCGGCCTGGCCACCGTGCTCCTGGCTCCGTCCGGCCCCGCGCCGGGGGCCACCGAGGCCGACCAGGTGGCGACGTCCTGGCCCGCGGCGGTCGCCTGGGTGCGTCGGCGCACCGGGCACCCGGGAACCGGGTCCGGGTAG
- a CDS encoding glycosyltransferase family A protein produces the protein MSGPVDPTVTVVIPTYGHAHTVEETLESVFRQRFRDYEIVVVDDGSPDDTAAVLAPFVRSGRIRYLHQSNQGQGAARNRGLAEARGRYVAFLDDDDLWQDDSLAWQVEALDAHDEAVLAYGDHRTLRPDGELQTADRIVRPSGRVYEAFRRRNWMVSPGQALMRRSALGQVGGFDPTVWGSDDWDLYIRLARVGEFIYRKRPVLVYRDHPAAASRRALLHVRNHLEVVRRHIGWNLPLLVRHQWAAGGYFVPRLLRYAREQRAAGALEEARTAALYALAFRPTLVFRPSFLAELAGAEREAA, from the coding sequence GTGAGCGGCCCGGTGGATCCGACCGTCACGGTCGTCATTCCCACCTACGGGCATGCCCATACGGTGGAGGAGACGCTCGAGTCCGTCTTCCGGCAGCGCTTCCGCGACTACGAGATCGTGGTCGTGGACGACGGCTCGCCGGACGACACGGCCGCCGTCCTCGCCCCGTTCGTCCGGTCGGGACGCATCCGCTACCTGCACCAGTCGAACCAGGGACAGGGTGCCGCGCGCAATCGCGGTCTGGCCGAGGCGCGGGGCCGCTACGTGGCGTTCCTGGACGACGACGACCTGTGGCAGGACGATTCGCTCGCCTGGCAGGTGGAGGCGCTCGACGCCCACGACGAGGCGGTGCTCGCCTACGGCGACCATCGCACGTTGCGTCCGGACGGCGAGCTGCAGACGGCGGATCGGATCGTGCGGCCGTCCGGTCGCGTCTACGAGGCCTTCCGGCGCCGCAACTGGATGGTCTCGCCCGGTCAGGCCCTGATGCGCCGGAGCGCGCTCGGGCAGGTGGGCGGCTTCGACCCGACGGTCTGGGGATCCGACGACTGGGACCTCTACATCCGGCTGGCCCGGGTGGGCGAGTTCATCTACCGCAAGCGACCGGTCCTGGTCTATCGCGACCACCCCGCCGCCGCCTCGCGTCGTGCGCTGCTCCACGTCCGCAACCACCTGGAGGTGGTCCGCCGCCACATCGGCTGGAACCTGCCTCTGCTGGTGCGGCACCAGTGGGCGGCCGGCGGCTACTTCGTGCCCCGGCTCCTGCGCTACGCGCGGGAGCAACGCGCGGCGGGGGCGCTGGAGGAGGCGCGTACGGCGGCCCTCTACGCGCTCGCGTTCCGTCCCACGCTGGTCTTCCGCCCCTCGTTCCTCGCGGAGCTGGCCGGCGCCGAGCGGGAGGCCGCATGA
- a CDS encoding glycosyltransferase family 9 protein, with amino-acid sequence MSAAPSRRVRFAHRLSARLAALRTARRWRAQRRNLDRPTVAVALVEHMGDIVAAEPVARRVRALYPQAHIVWVVRPAYAQLPRAFAAVDEVLLVRCLTEWIHLSRADLFDAVFDLHLDGRDCARCKVPIRRDVSGHGVTLHNYYADGPLLSAFCRSAGLAVLDDGPVLDIPADVQARIAGRVPEEPYVVVHARANQTGREWNDAAWDELTTGLHARTGMPIVEVGLDPVLAAGGVDRSRLCGSLSLLETAEVIRRATLFVGIDSGPAHLANAVGTPGVVLLGHYSRYERYVPYTGPYATGEGATLVHWPGPVRELPVREAAEAVLERLERVAAGRTG; translated from the coding sequence GTGAGCGCGGCCCCTTCCCGACGGGTGCGGTTCGCCCACCGTCTGAGCGCACGCCTGGCCGCGCTGCGCACGGCGCGCCGCTGGCGCGCGCAGCGCCGCAACCTCGACCGACCCACGGTGGCCGTGGCACTGGTCGAGCACATGGGCGACATCGTCGCCGCCGAGCCCGTCGCGCGACGGGTGCGTGCGCTCTATCCGCAGGCCCACATCGTCTGGGTGGTCCGGCCTGCCTACGCGCAGCTTCCTCGGGCGTTCGCGGCCGTGGACGAGGTGCTGCTCGTCCGTTGCCTCACCGAGTGGATCCACCTGAGCCGCGCGGATCTGTTCGATGCCGTCTTCGACCTGCACCTCGACGGTCGCGACTGTGCGCGCTGCAAGGTGCCGATCCGGCGGGACGTCTCGGGACACGGCGTGACGCTGCACAACTACTACGCCGACGGTCCGTTGCTGAGCGCGTTCTGCCGTTCGGCGGGGCTGGCGGTGCTGGACGATGGACCCGTCCTCGACATCCCCGCCGACGTGCAGGCGCGGATCGCCGGACGGGTGCCGGAGGAGCCGTATGTGGTCGTGCACGCGCGGGCGAACCAGACGGGTCGGGAGTGGAACGATGCCGCTTGGGACGAGCTGACCACCGGTCTGCACGCGCGCACGGGCATGCCGATCGTCGAGGTGGGCCTGGACCCGGTGCTGGCCGCCGGTGGCGTCGATCGTAGTCGCTTGTGCGGCAGCCTGTCCCTCCTGGAGACGGCCGAGGTGATCCGGCGCGCCACGCTGTTCGTCGGGATCGATTCGGGTCCCGCCCACCTGGCCAACGCCGTGGGGACGCCCGGCGTGGTGCTGCTGGGCCACTACAGTCGCTACGAGCGCTACGTGCCGTACACCGGGCCGTACGCCACGGGCGAGGGGGCGACGCTCGTGCACTGGCCGGGACCGGTGCGCGAGCTACCGGTCAGGGAGGCGGCCGAGGCCGTGCTGGAGCGGCTGGAGCGGGTCGCCGCGGGGAGGACGGGGTGA